Proteins encoded in a region of the Anopheles aquasalis chromosome 2, idAnoAquaMG_Q_19, whole genome shotgun sequence genome:
- the LOC126569953 gene encoding SH2 domain-containing protein 3C isoform X2, producing the protein METTPDGGNEAVALKKALEWELSLDSRDLRSHAWYHGPIPRQRAEEIVQQEGDFLVRDCVSQPGNYVLTCRTKGPTLHFVINKLLLQPETVYERVQYQFEDDAYDTVPDLITFYVGSGKAISAASGARIQFPCNRTYPLSYYAGKFPQNNGPHGIRGPSPLNSPSPVPSSPGFRYNPYTQQTNSYRSPMSSPPRTKRETPPRLPSKKQRSQSLTPLHGAQGVQQRYCSADGVIGGPVDGKAGAGATGSSRPTRTVDAGGEKCNSADGVIHSDTVNGARSVTGEEKSSSADGVVKPQSLPPRPSSTDPVAAAAAAAHKGGSTHSLARSASLRSSHGKLGSRASSINKEPSEHSLSPCIEQQQFGENEEEHERPPSPPPKPIRGGGAGGTLQRHESFKDSDTGNGQAGAHGRGALSSYHPSGSDSGNGSGDSAQSSATGEDLAIPHRAGGVVLKNPRFIPTSLSSVTLRSHLEIDPVAAEEALLAMQIPIFEQTSRYDLENFNTLLLPFCDCKPLDSGTLNTFRMMLCESGPRVIANHLTRVDIGLILEKDESRKDDPLNCSGLELITLEQGKQYRADLIERTECMKLLVAVTILTCQSDLERAETLNKWIQIAVETKTALGNLFGFSAIMLGLSMPQIQKLESTWHTLRQKFTDSAFNFEAKLRPTLNSMNDCSNPQAPNTTIPHILPYVLVKDRTINEVFATPTSPCPTLVASCVTPWETITQDFGFSVLFAHLDAARSFINNLTLYRKNAQTILQDTSRYDPLMEDAFKTEFQMKFLWGSKGALVPAEERHAKFEHVLTVMAEKFCGDPSAG; encoded by the exons ATG GAAACGACACCGGACGGTGGCAATGAAGCTGTGGCACTGAAGAAGGCGTTGGAATGGGAACTGTCGTTGGATTCGCGGGATCTGCGGTCTCACGCCTGGTACCATGGTCCGATACCGCGCCAGCGGGCAGAGGAGATCGTCCAGCAGGAGGGTGACTTTCTGGTGCGCGATTGCGTTTCCCAGCCCGGCAACTACGTACTGACCTGCAGGACGAAGGGACCTACGCTGCACTTCGTCATCAACAAG ctgctgctgcaaccggaaACCGTATACGAACGAGTACAGTATCAGTTCGAAGATGACGCTTACGATACAGTTCCTGATTTGATTACCTTCTACGTAGGCTCGG GAAAAGCCATATCGGCCGCCTCGGGAGCAAGGATTCAGTTTCCGTGCAATCGAACGTACCCGCTGTCGTACTATGCCGGCAAGTTTCCCCAGAATAATGGACCCCACGGTATCCGTGGACCGAGTCCACTTAACTCACCCTCACCGGTACCGTCGTCACCTGGGTTTAG GTATAATCCCTACACGCAACAGACAAACTCCTACCGCAGCCCGATGTCTTCGCCACCGCGCACAAAACGGGAAACGCCACCCCGGTTACCGAGTAAGAAGCAACGATCCCAATCCTTGACACCCCTGCACGGAGCACAGGGCGTACAGCAGCGGTACTGCAGTGCGGATGGAGTTatcggtggaccggtggaTGGTAAAGCCGGTGCCGGGGCTACCGGTTCATCCAGGCCAACGCGAACGGTCGATGCAGGTGGGGAAAAGTGTAACAGTGCCGACGGAGTCATACATAGCGATACGGTCAATGGGGCACGGTCGGTAACCGGTGAAGAGAAGAGCTCGAGTGCGGATGGAGTGGTGAAGCCACAATCGCTTCCTCCACGACCCAGCTCAACGGAtccagtggcggcggcggcggcggcggcacacAAGGGCGGTAGCACCCATTCACTGGCCCGGTCCGCTAGTCTCCGATCATCCCACGGTAAGCTGGGATCACGCGCTTCCAGTATCAACAAGGAACCGAGCGAACATTCGCTCAGCCCctgcatcgagcagcagcagtttggtgAGAACGAGGAGGAACACGAGCGGCCTCCGAGCcctccaccgaaaccgatccgtggtggtggcgccggtggTACGCTTCAGCGGCACGAATCTTTCAAAGATTCCGACACGGGCAACGGGCAAGCTGGGGCGCACGGTCGGGGAGCGCTCAGTTCGTATCATCCAAGTGGTTCGGATTCGGGCAATGGTTCCGGTGATTCGGCTCAGAGTTCAGCGACGGGAGAGGACCTAGCGATACCACAccgggctggtggtgtggtgctgaaGAATCCACGCTTCATACCGACCTCCCTTTCGTCGGTAACGCTTCGATCGCATCTCGAGATTGATCCAGTGGCCGCGGAAGAGGCACTGCTGGCTATGCAAATTCCCATCTTCGAGCAAACGTCCCGTTACGATCTGGAGAACTTtaacacgctgctgctaccgttctGTGACTGTAAGCCGCTGGACAGCGGCACGCTCAACACCTTCCGGATGATGCTGTGTGAGTCGGGACCACGGGTTATTGCGAATCATCTGACAAGGGTTGATATAGGACTGATACTAG aAAAAGACGAAAGTAGAAAGGATGATCCGCTGAACTGTAGCGGACTGGAGCTGATTACGCTCGAGCAAGGCAAACAGTACCGGGCCGATCTGATAGAGCGCACCGAGTGTATGAAGCTGTTGGTAGCCGTTACCATTCTTACCTGCCAGAGTGACCTGGAGCGCGCCGAAACGCTCAACAAGTGGATCCAGATTGCGGTCGAAACAAAAACGGCCTTGGGTAATCTGTTTGGCTTTAGCGCAATCATGCTCGGGCTATCGATGCCACAG ATCCAGAAGCTGGAGTCGACTTGGCATACGTTGCGCCAAAAGTTCACCGATAGTGCATTCAACTTTGAAGCGAAACTGCGGCCAACGTTGAACAGCATGAACGATTGCTCTAACCCGCAGGCCCCGAACACAACGATTCCGCACATACTGCCCTACGTGTTGGTTAAGGATCGTACCATCAACGAAGTTTTCG CAACTCCTACTTCTCCGTGTCCTACGCTGGTCGCGTCGTGCGTTACACCGTGGGAAACCATAACGCAGGACTTTGGGTTTTCCGTGCTCTTCGCTCATCTCGATGCGGCTAGGAGCTTCATCAACAATCTAACGCTATACAGGAAGAATGCTCAAACCATACTACAAGACACTAGCCGATATGATCCCCTAATGGAAGATGCCTTCAA AACCGAGTTCCAGATGAA